Genomic DNA from Halobaculum sp. CBA1158:
CCGAGACGACCTCCCGGCTTCGGATGTTCCTCGGAGGGCCGTCGCGTGTCCGTCGGGCGTATGTGAGACCACGTCATGCCGATGTCTGACGTATGCTTTTAATTGATGACGGTATAATACGGTGTATGAGCAGTCTCGCCGAGGTGTACGAGGGCCGTGTCGGCGAGTACGCCAGTCTCCGCCGGCTGTACCTCGGCGTCGGCGCGTTCTCGCTGGGGGCGCTCCTCGTCGTCGCCGGCATCGTGATCGCGGCGACGGACGTGACCGCGGTCGCGCTCGGGTGGAATCTCGCACAGGCGCGCGAGGCCGCCGGCGTTCTCGCCGGGCTCGGACTCCCGGCGACGTTCCTCGGCGTCCTCGCGATAATGCCGGCGAGCCGCCGGACGCAGGCGGCCGCGGTCGTCGGCGCGGGCGTCGCGGTGCTCGGCGTCGCGCTGTTCACCCACGCGTACCCGTGTCGCTGGTCGGGCGCGCGCTGCGCCGGCGAGTTCGCCGACCTCACGCTGCCGACCGCGGGCGTCTACTTCCTCGGCGCGTTCACGACGTTCTGGTGTCTGTTCACCGGCGTCGCGAATTTCAAGGCGCGGAACAACCCCGGCGGCACGGTCTCACTCGAGATCACTCGCGAGGGAGAGACCAAGGTGATCGAGGTGCCGAAGGCCGCCGCCGAGGAGATCCGCGGCGCGAAGGCGTCCTCGGGGTCGGTGGGGGGCGTCGGCCTCCTCGGCGTCACGCCCGACGGCGACGTCGAGACTCAGAC
This window encodes:
- a CDS encoding ribonuclease BN; its protein translation is MSSLAEVYEGRVGEYASLRRLYLGVGAFSLGALLVVAGIVIAATDVTAVALGWNLAQAREAAGVLAGLGLPATFLGVLAIMPASRRTQAAAVVGAGVAVLGVALFTHAYPCRWSGARCAGEFADLTLPTAGVYFLGAFTTFWCLFTGVANFKARNNPGGTVSLEITREGETKVIEVPKAAAEEIRGAKASSGSVGGVGLLGVTPDGDVETQTNRPEARRDPGDRGDRSAGGSSGGLGSGGSSSGPGTVSDGGAAANDITSLREGSPGSDGEASARSSPSRPQSPSEPQSSSGSQSPQSPQSPDDSAAGSPTERSRSTGDTYCGSCGHFQYVRTENGMQPYCGLHDDLMDDMDACDDWNPR